In one Desulfomicrobium escambiense DSM 10707 genomic region, the following are encoded:
- a CDS encoding bifunctional folylpolyglutamate synthase/dihydrofolate synthase, whose translation MKFVSFAGFEEYLDGLGLFSMQLGLSRMHEALGRLGLGRPGRMVAHVVGTNGKGSTSGFLEALARGHGLSTGLYISPHLVGVRERIRVRGRMLPEERWLQEANAVMGACADVGLTYFELLTVMALRIFGREGLDLAVLEAGLGGTHDATCAVDADLAVMTPVGMDHEHVLGPALADIARDKAGALGRCPAVTGPQEPEVMEIFRAAGAGRDFLCLDDCRVEAGFRIPTESGPVLLTPDLLPGHPPYQLGNAALALLAWSRLARSGGWQFDAGLCTQVLGRTRFSGRFRRHGNVLVDGAHNPMGLAALCDALEGSGERFERLVFQAMRDKTLEPAILARLRGLADEIVVPKLALERASDPEDLAALLGPRARVAPDLGAALQGEVKTLVCGSLYLVGAYYELHPEHLEP comes from the coding sequence ATGAAGTTCGTTTCTTTTGCCGGGTTCGAGGAGTATCTCGACGGTCTGGGGCTTTTTTCCATGCAGTTGGGGCTGTCGCGCATGCACGAGGCTCTGGGGCGGCTCGGCCTCGGGAGGCCGGGGCGGATGGTCGCCCATGTGGTCGGGACCAACGGCAAGGGGTCCACGTCCGGGTTTCTGGAAGCCCTGGCGCGCGGGCACGGGTTGTCGACGGGGCTGTACATCTCCCCGCATCTGGTCGGGGTGCGCGAGCGCATCCGCGTCCGGGGGCGCATGCTGCCCGAGGAGCGTTGGCTCCAGGAGGCCAACGCGGTCATGGGCGCCTGCGCGGACGTGGGGTTGACCTATTTCGAGCTGCTGACGGTCATGGCCCTGCGGATTTTCGGCCGCGAAGGGCTCGACCTGGCCGTGCTGGAAGCCGGGCTCGGCGGAACCCATGACGCGACCTGCGCCGTGGACGCCGATCTGGCCGTCATGACGCCGGTGGGCATGGACCACGAGCATGTCCTGGGGCCGGCCCTGGCCGACATCGCCCGCGACAAGGCCGGAGCCCTGGGGCGCTGCCCGGCGGTGACGGGTCCGCAGGAGCCTGAGGTCATGGAAATCTTTCGTGCGGCGGGCGCGGGGCGTGATTTTCTGTGTCTGGACGATTGCCGCGTCGAAGCCGGGTTCCGCATCCCGACGGAATCCGGGCCTGTCCTGCTGACCCCGGACCTGCTGCCCGGCCACCCGCCGTATCAGCTCGGCAACGCCGCTCTGGCCCTGCTGGCCTGGAGCCGTCTGGCGCGCAGCGGAGGCTGGCAATTTGACGCGGGTCTGTGTACACAAGTCCTTGGCAGGACGCGTTTTTCCGGGCGATTCCGCCGTCACGGCAACGTTCTCGTGGACGGTGCCCACAACCCCATGGGCTTGGCCGCCCTGTGCGACGCCCTGGAAGGGTCGGGGGAGCGTTTCGAGCGCCTCGTGTTCCAGGCCATGCGCGACAAGACCCTGGAGCCGGCCATCCTCGCTAGGCTGCGGGGCCTCGCGGACGAGATCGTGGTCCCCAAGCTCGCCCTGGAGCGGGCCAGCGACCCCGAAGATCTGGCCGCGCTCCTCGGGCCTCGGGCGCGAGTCGCGCCGGACCTGGGAGCGGCCTTGCAGGGGGAGGTGAAGACTCTCGTCTGCGGCTCCCTCTACCTTGTGGGCGCATACTACGAGCTTCACCCGGAACATCTTGAACCCTAA
- a CDS encoding phage major capsid protein: MDLMTLRETLADKVTLARALQMKTDFGPEDQKAFDGLMNDARKIESRIQAVMRLDGLSDPQDALFVAGSAGEASISIVNQPRVYKDLGEQMLDVMAMTTGTDMRAKSAAAERYQQIVNAAGGNTSTPSEGGYLVETDKAADIATTAIQTGVFSSRCSIQPIGPNADSYSYLAADDRDRSDGKINGVQVYRKGEADLMSSSGKAKLKERELRLEDLYGLVYVTNRMLRDAPAMAAYTKRVLREQLAFKLDYEIFQGSGAGECLGITNSALPITVAKEGAQANDTIVAENVVKMMARFKGNIRNAAWFVNQDCLPQFPLMKVGDQPVFTPDFRGNPFGALFSLPIVPVEFCETLGDLGDIVLADWSQYLLIQKGGVEEAESIHVKFLTDETAFRFIMRNNGQPLHDKPITPLKGSNTLSPFVMLEAR; encoded by the coding sequence TGATGAACGACGCCAGAAAAATCGAATCCCGCATCCAGGCAGTCATGCGCCTGGACGGTCTCTCCGACCCCCAGGACGCTCTTTTTGTGGCCGGCAGTGCCGGCGAAGCCAGCATTTCCATCGTCAACCAGCCCCGCGTCTACAAAGACCTGGGCGAGCAGATGCTCGACGTCATGGCCATGACCACGGGCACGGACATGCGGGCCAAGAGCGCGGCCGCTGAAAGGTATCAGCAGATCGTCAACGCGGCTGGCGGCAATACCAGCACCCCCTCCGAGGGCGGTTATCTGGTGGAGACTGACAAAGCGGCCGACATCGCCACCACGGCCATTCAGACCGGCGTCTTTTCGTCCCGGTGCTCCATCCAGCCCATCGGCCCAAACGCCGATTCCTACAGCTACTTGGCCGCGGATGATCGTGACCGCTCGGATGGCAAAATCAACGGCGTCCAAGTCTACCGCAAGGGCGAAGCCGACCTGATGTCCTCCAGCGGCAAGGCCAAGCTGAAGGAGCGCGAATTGCGCCTGGAAGACTTGTACGGACTGGTTTATGTGACCAACCGGATGCTCAGAGACGCGCCCGCCATGGCCGCCTATACGAAGCGCGTGCTGCGTGAGCAGTTGGCCTTCAAGCTCGACTACGAAATCTTCCAGGGCTCCGGCGCGGGTGAATGCTTGGGCATCACCAATTCCGCCCTGCCCATTACCGTGGCCAAGGAAGGCGCACAGGCGAACGACACCATCGTGGCGGAAAACGTCGTCAAGATGATGGCCCGCTTCAAGGGCAACATCCGCAACGCGGCCTGGTTCGTGAATCAGGACTGCCTGCCCCAGTTCCCGCTCATGAAAGTCGGCGACCAGCCCGTGTTCACGCCCGACTTCCGGGGCAATCCCTTCGGCGCCCTGTTCTCCCTGCCCATCGTGCCGGTGGAGTTCTGCGAGACCTTGGGCGACCTCGGAGACATCGTGCTTGCCGACTGGAGCCAGTATCTTCTGATTCAGAAGGGCGGAGTCGAGGAGGCCGAGTCCATCCACGTGAAGTTCCTGACCGACGAGACTGCCTTCCGGTTCATCATGCGGAACAACGGCCAGCCACTCCACGACAAGCCTATCACGCCGCTCAAGGGCTCGAACACGCTTTCCCCGTTCGTGATGCTGGAAGCGAGGTAG
- the hisC gene encoding histidinol-phosphate transaminase has product MTKVPVRPEMEGFKPYSPGLSIDEIKKRYGLSRVIKMASNENPLGTSPVVQARLASASPLAFRYAQAGSPALSEAIGAHLGVPASCVVAGNGSDEIIDLLLRVVARPGIDNVVAFRPCFSIYDVQSRLCGLEFRQTDLNADFSFPFDALLSLTDENTALVFVTNPDNPSGYACRADELVALAAKLPPRALLVVDEAYVDFAEPLDEFTMLPHFGKIPNLVILRTFSKMYGLAGLRLGYGVMPEWLADLLLRVKLPFSVNILAEQAGLAALEDDIFLSETLRVVREGRELLTRELTAMGCTVRPSQANFLMFDPPMDARTLFEGLLQRGVIIRPLASYGMPGKLRVSIGNEDENREFLVKTAEVLRDNHRHS; this is encoded by the coding sequence ATGACCAAGGTTCCTGTGCGGCCGGAGATGGAGGGCTTCAAGCCCTATTCTCCGGGCCTGAGCATCGACGAGATCAAGAAACGCTACGGGCTGTCGCGGGTCATCAAGATGGCCAGCAACGAGAACCCGCTGGGCACGTCGCCCGTGGTCCAGGCGCGCCTGGCCTCGGCCTCCCCCTTGGCCTTCCGCTACGCCCAGGCCGGCTCCCCGGCCCTGAGCGAGGCCATCGGCGCGCATCTGGGCGTGCCGGCGTCCTGCGTGGTGGCCGGCAACGGCTCCGACGAGATCATCGACCTGCTGCTGCGCGTGGTGGCGCGGCCGGGCATCGACAACGTCGTCGCCTTCAGGCCGTGCTTCAGCATCTACGACGTGCAGTCGCGGCTGTGCGGGCTGGAATTCCGTCAGACCGACCTGAACGCCGACTTTTCCTTTCCCTTCGACGCGCTCCTGTCCCTGACGGACGAGAACACGGCCCTGGTCTTCGTGACCAACCCCGACAACCCTTCGGGATACGCCTGTCGGGCCGACGAACTGGTCGCCCTGGCGGCCAAGCTGCCCCCGCGGGCGCTGCTGGTCGTGGACGAGGCCTACGTCGATTTCGCCGAGCCCCTGGACGAGTTCACCATGCTGCCGCACTTCGGCAAGATCCCGAACCTCGTCATCCTGCGCACCTTCTCCAAGATGTACGGGCTGGCGGGGCTGCGCCTGGGCTACGGCGTCATGCCCGAATGGCTGGCGGACCTGCTGCTGCGGGTCAAGCTGCCCTTCAGCGTGAACATCCTGGCCGAGCAGGCGGGGCTGGCGGCCCTGGAGGACGATATTTTCCTGTCCGAGACCCTGCGCGTGGTGCGCGAGGGCCGGGAGCTGCTGACGCGTGAGCTGACGGCCATGGGCTGCACGGTCCGGCCGTCCCAGGCCAACTTCCTGATGTTCGACCCGCCCATGGACGCGCGGACCCTGTTCGAGGGGCTGCTACAGCGCGGGGTCATCATCCGGCCTCTGGCCAGCTACGGCATGCCCGGGAAACTCCGGGTCAGCATCGGCAACGAGGATGAGAACCGTGAATTTCTGGTCAAAACAGCGGAGGTGCTGCGTGATAACCATCGTCACTCTTGA
- the mazG gene encoding nucleoside triphosphate pyrophosphohydrolase yields MQKHNFDRIVEVIDTLTGPNGCPWDKEQTPQSMCDYLVEECFELVEAIRQNDPSEIAEELGDVLFLLLFIGRYMDRGIPDFLQTALANNVAKMIRRHPHVYGEKAADVAEVITNWEKIKKQEKAEKDKDPGVFASLPASLPPLLRAYRINSKAARAGFTWPTDADQEAKLAEEWRELQDALAVDDAAAREEEFGDYLFSLVEYGRRRGIKANSALAVANAKFLRRFEAMEKLAVERGLELDSLSLTEMDKLWDEIKRDR; encoded by the coding sequence GTGCAAAAACATAATTTCGACCGCATCGTCGAGGTCATCGACACCCTGACCGGACCAAACGGCTGCCCCTGGGACAAGGAGCAGACCCCCCAGAGCATGTGCGACTACCTCGTGGAGGAGTGCTTCGAACTGGTGGAGGCCATCCGCCAGAACGACCCGTCCGAGATCGCCGAGGAACTGGGGGACGTCCTTTTCCTGCTGCTCTTCATCGGCCGCTACATGGACCGCGGGATACCGGATTTCCTGCAGACGGCCCTGGCGAACAACGTGGCCAAGATGATCCGCCGCCATCCCCACGTCTACGGCGAAAAGGCCGCCGACGTGGCCGAGGTCATCACCAACTGGGAGAAGATCAAGAAACAGGAGAAGGCCGAGAAGGACAAGGATCCTGGCGTCTTCGCCTCCCTGCCGGCCAGCCTGCCGCCGCTTTTGCGCGCCTACCGCATCAACTCCAAGGCCGCCCGCGCCGGATTCACCTGGCCCACGGACGCGGACCAGGAGGCCAAGCTGGCCGAGGAATGGCGGGAGCTTCAGGACGCCCTGGCCGTGGACGACGCCGCGGCCCGTGAGGAGGAGTTCGGCGACTACCTCTTTTCGCTGGTGGAGTACGGCCGCAGACGCGGCATCAAGGCCAATTCGGCCCTGGCCGTGGCCAACGCCAAGTTTCTGCGCCGCTTTGAGGCCATGGAAAAGCTGGCCGTCGAACGCGGCCTGGAATTGGACAGCCTTTCACTCACCGAGATGGACAAACTCTGGGACGAAATCAAAAGAGACCGCTGA
- a CDS encoding tape measure protein has protein sequence MAIRIPGIFVEIQGDYTQLRADLNTARGIVNGAATDMSNSLNNALSPRQAGNGINALIADLSKLNNASKLTGKEFDALGVDLGQLQRLTGLTAAEFSQLQTRMLQTKAAQVQERALRSVAQAAGLTRHEIQRLGAQMGVDALAVRRVADGMSGAADSAGMLGMAARTALAYLSVDAVARFGKAVLDSGIAMDSLQRSFVAITGSEAGAAELMGWLRDEASRLGQNFYELAPAFKSLTAAARGTTLEGEETRKIFSAVTAASTALGLSVDQTKGTFFAMEQMISKGTVSMEELRRQLGDRLPGAFQLAARAMGVSTAELNKMVAEGQVMADDLLPKLAAELQRVYGQAAQTAALESAQAAVNGLSEEWTDLKNNMFHSESAVAGINLVTEAIAGLNAMIAQVQQGKTHWIWDGLAMEPMDPSKYRAKVNRDMVMPAYVAPAATVAEPKAQSKSEKAAADRATKAAQKAYEKMLEDGRKAAEAIDKWGSDYENARVKAIADSVATNQRALEQDLQLVTEFADKFKAVVLGETEFKKAQIDAQAAAYLKAGADEVAVARWVAAEKLAISRDWQDGATRALQAYADEAGNAAAAVEDVMGTAFQGMEDMIVEYVRTGKAEFSDLVSHINAEIARLAFKSLASESYNWLNDVLKVGMSAASAYFGGGSTLNPSVAPSGASGLYYSVGHHGGGIVGSEASFMRPVPAETFAGAPRFHSGLMPDEFPAILQKGEGVFTKGQMEAMGGGASNGEIMAVLREIAQATRAQRGTKVVNAIGKGAIANELSGTEGEQVVFNHIRRNPAAVRRMLGL, from the coding sequence GTGGCTATCCGAATTCCCGGCATCTTTGTTGAAATCCAAGGCGATTATACCCAACTCCGGGCGGACCTGAACACCGCGCGCGGCATCGTGAACGGGGCGGCCACGGATATGTCCAACTCCCTGAACAATGCCCTCTCCCCTCGGCAGGCAGGGAACGGCATCAACGCGCTGATTGCGGACTTGTCCAAGCTCAACAACGCGTCGAAATTGACCGGCAAGGAATTCGACGCCCTCGGGGTGGACCTCGGCCAGTTGCAGCGGCTCACGGGGTTGACAGCGGCCGAGTTCTCGCAACTTCAGACGCGGATGCTCCAGACGAAAGCGGCCCAGGTTCAGGAACGGGCGCTGCGGTCGGTTGCCCAGGCCGCGGGGCTGACCCGCCACGAGATCCAGCGTTTAGGCGCCCAAATGGGTGTCGACGCCCTGGCGGTCCGGCGCGTGGCCGACGGCATGAGCGGCGCGGCCGATTCCGCGGGCATGTTGGGCATGGCGGCGCGCACTGCGCTTGCATATTTGAGCGTTGACGCCGTGGCGCGGTTTGGCAAGGCCGTCCTCGACAGCGGCATAGCTATGGATTCGCTGCAGCGCTCGTTCGTGGCCATCACGGGAAGCGAGGCCGGCGCCGCGGAACTTATGGGATGGCTCCGGGACGAAGCAAGCCGACTCGGACAAAATTTCTACGAATTGGCCCCGGCCTTCAAATCACTGACGGCGGCCGCCCGAGGAACGACGCTTGAAGGCGAGGAAACCCGCAAGATATTCTCGGCAGTCACGGCCGCGTCAACGGCGTTGGGACTTTCCGTCGACCAGACAAAGGGCACGTTTTTTGCCATGGAGCAGATGATTTCGAAGGGCACCGTGAGCATGGAGGAATTGCGTAGGCAGTTGGGCGACCGACTTCCGGGCGCGTTCCAGTTGGCGGCCAGGGCCATGGGCGTCTCGACGGCCGAACTCAATAAGATGGTGGCCGAAGGCCAAGTCATGGCTGACGATCTGCTTCCGAAGTTGGCGGCCGAGCTCCAGCGCGTCTACGGCCAAGCGGCCCAGACGGCGGCCTTGGAGAGTGCCCAAGCTGCGGTCAATGGCCTGTCCGAGGAATGGACCGACCTGAAGAACAATATGTTCCACAGCGAGTCGGCCGTGGCAGGAATCAACCTTGTCACGGAAGCCATTGCGGGCTTGAACGCCATGATTGCCCAGGTTCAGCAAGGCAAGACCCACTGGATTTGGGACGGGCTCGCCATGGAACCCATGGACCCGAGCAAATACCGCGCGAAGGTCAACCGTGATATGGTTATGCCCGCATACGTCGCTCCGGCGGCGACCGTGGCGGAACCCAAGGCCCAAAGCAAATCGGAAAAGGCGGCGGCTGACCGGGCCACGAAGGCGGCACAGAAGGCCTACGAGAAGATGCTGGAGGATGGCCGGAAGGCGGCCGAGGCCATCGACAAGTGGGGTTCGGATTACGAGAACGCGCGCGTCAAGGCCATCGCCGATTCCGTGGCCACGAACCAGCGGGCACTGGAACAAGACCTGCAGCTCGTGACCGAGTTCGCCGACAAGTTCAAGGCCGTGGTCCTCGGAGAGACGGAATTCAAAAAGGCTCAGATTGACGCGCAGGCGGCCGCCTACCTCAAGGCCGGCGCCGACGAGGTGGCCGTGGCCCGGTGGGTGGCCGCTGAAAAGCTCGCCATTTCCCGTGACTGGCAGGATGGAGCGACGAGGGCCCTGCAGGCCTACGCCGACGAGGCCGGCAACGCAGCGGCGGCCGTCGAGGACGTCATGGGTACGGCCTTCCAGGGGATGGAAGACATGATCGTCGAGTACGTGCGGACCGGCAAAGCGGAGTTCTCCGACCTGGTGAGCCACATCAACGCCGAAATTGCCCGCCTGGCCTTCAAGTCCCTGGCGTCCGAGAGCTACAACTGGCTTAACGACGTGCTCAAGGTCGGAATGTCGGCGGCGTCCGCATACTTCGGCGGCGGAAGCACGTTAAACCCGTCCGTGGCCCCGTCCGGCGCGTCTGGCCTCTACTACTCGGTTGGGCACCATGGCGGCGGCATCGTGGGTTCTGAGGCGTCGTTTATGCGTCCGGTGCCTGCGGAGACATTCGCGGGCGCTCCCCGCTTCCACAGTGGCCTCATGCCGGACGAATTCCCGGCCATCCTGCAGAAGGGAGAGGGCGTCTTCACGAAGGGCCAAATGGAAGCCATGGGCGGCGGGGCATCGAACGGCGAGATCATGGCCGTGTTGCGTGAGATTGCCCAGGCCACCAGGGCGCAGCGAGGCACCAAGGTGGTGAACGCCATAGGCAAGGGCGCCATCGCCAACGAGTTGTCAGGGACCGAGGGCGAACAGGTTGTGTTCAATCACATTCGCAGGAACCCCGCGGCCGTGCGGCGCATGTTGGGACTGTGA
- the selA gene encoding L-seryl-tRNA(Sec) selenium transferase: MSSLFRHIPSVDRFLHELEQDQSLAGLPRPLLKDLVGEFLDLCREEIRSGAIAAESDLTLPALCSRARAYVRFASRPHFRRVLNATGVVIHTNLGRSILADEAVQAVTLGCRHYSNLELALETGQRGSRYSHVEKLLCSLTGAEAGLVVNNNAAAVLLVLDTLAKGREVVVSRGQLVEIGGSFRIPEVMRKSGAVLREVGATNRTHLRDYEEAIGDETAMLMKVHTSNYRIIGFHKEVDAADLATLGRERGLPVFEDLGSGNLFDFSPYGFMPEPTVQQVLKCGVDVVSFSGDKLLGGPQAGIIVGRKEYIDRIKKNQLNRALRIDKMTLAALEATLRLYLDPELARRKVPTLAMITAGREELLARARRLRRRLSKDMAGLATVGVKPGFSRVGGGSFPEQDLPTSLVTVAPAAMDVEALRQGLLATDIPVIGRVEDGRFCLDPRTLMDEEFPLVAAAVRSVLVADAD; the protein is encoded by the coding sequence GTGTCATCACTCTTTCGGCACATCCCGTCGGTGGACCGCTTTCTGCACGAACTGGAGCAGGACCAGAGCCTGGCCGGTCTGCCGCGCCCGCTCCTCAAGGATCTCGTGGGCGAATTTCTGGACCTCTGCCGCGAGGAGATCCGCTCCGGGGCCATCGCCGCCGAATCCGACCTGACCCTGCCCGCCCTGTGCTCCAGGGCCCGCGCCTACGTGCGTTTCGCCTCACGGCCGCATTTCAGACGCGTCCTCAACGCCACGGGCGTGGTCATCCATACCAATCTCGGCCGCTCCATCCTGGCCGACGAAGCCGTGCAGGCCGTGACCCTGGGCTGTCGGCACTACTCGAACCTGGAGCTGGCCCTGGAGACGGGGCAGCGCGGCAGCCGTTACTCCCACGTCGAAAAGCTGCTCTGCAGCCTGACCGGGGCCGAGGCGGGGCTTGTGGTCAACAACAACGCCGCGGCCGTGCTGCTGGTCCTCGACACCCTGGCCAAGGGGCGCGAGGTCGTGGTCTCGCGCGGGCAGCTCGTGGAGATCGGCGGGTCCTTTCGCATCCCCGAGGTCATGCGGAAGAGCGGGGCCGTGCTGCGCGAGGTCGGTGCCACCAACCGCACCCACCTGCGCGACTACGAGGAGGCCATCGGCGACGAAACGGCCATGCTCATGAAGGTCCATACCTCCAACTACCGCATCATCGGCTTCCACAAGGAGGTCGACGCGGCCGACTTGGCGACCCTGGGCCGCGAGCGCGGCCTGCCGGTCTTCGAGGACCTGGGCAGCGGCAACCTCTTCGATTTTTCGCCCTACGGCTTCATGCCCGAGCCCACGGTGCAGCAGGTGCTCAAGTGCGGGGTGGACGTGGTCTCCTTCAGCGGCGACAAGCTCCTGGGCGGGCCCCAGGCCGGCATCATCGTCGGCCGCAAGGAGTACATCGACCGCATCAAGAAGAACCAGCTCAATCGCGCCCTGCGCATCGACAAGATGACCCTGGCCGCCCTGGAGGCGACCCTTCGCCTCTACCTCGACCCGGAGCTGGCGCGGCGCAAGGTGCCGACCCTGGCCATGATCACGGCCGGCCGCGAGGAGCTGCTGGCCAGGGCCAGGCGTCTGCGGCGTCGGCTATCCAAGGACATGGCCGGGCTGGCGACGGTCGGGGTGAAACCCGGATTTTCGCGCGTGGGCGGGGGCTCCTTCCCGGAGCAGGACCTGCCCACCAGCCTGGTGACGGTCGCGCCCGCTGCCATGGATGTGGAGGCCCTGCGCCAGGGGCTTCTGGCCACGGACATCCCGGTCATCGGCCGGGTGGAGGACGGGCGCTTCTGTCTCGACCCGCGGACCCTCATGGACGAGGAGTTCCCGCTGGTGGCCGCTGCCGTACGGTCGGTGCTGGTCGCAGATGCGGACTGA
- the cmk gene encoding (d)CMP kinase: protein MITIVTLDGPAGVGKTTLATRLADLLGIAYLDTGAMFRSVAFAFGDGAWERPVDQLVPELNRLDFDLEGVGKNSELLLNGYPLSPQIRTEEVGLWASHLGRIPVVRDFLRRNQQAIGRMTSLVAEGRDMGSVVFPDAKHKFFLDASIDVRAKRRFSQLKAMGMEEDLERIRAQIRIRDDQDRNRVVAPLKPAPDAVMVDTSALDVDRVLEKLVEHIKERGL, encoded by the coding sequence GTGATAACCATCGTCACTCTTGACGGGCCGGCCGGGGTCGGCAAGACCACGCTGGCCACACGGCTGGCCGATCTCCTGGGCATCGCCTACCTGGACACGGGCGCCATGTTCCGTTCCGTGGCCTTTGCCTTCGGGGATGGCGCCTGGGAGCGGCCCGTGGACCAGCTTGTGCCGGAGCTCAATCGCCTGGATTTCGATCTGGAGGGGGTAGGGAAGAATTCGGAGCTGCTCTTGAACGGCTACCCGCTCTCGCCGCAGATCCGCACCGAGGAGGTGGGGCTGTGGGCCTCGCACCTCGGGCGCATCCCCGTGGTGCGCGACTTTCTGCGCCGCAACCAGCAGGCCATCGGACGCATGACGTCCCTGGTGGCGGAAGGGCGCGACATGGGCAGCGTGGTCTTCCCCGACGCCAAACACAAGTTCTTCCTGGACGCGTCCATCGACGTGCGCGCTAAGCGCCGCTTCTCCCAGCTCAAAGCCATGGGCATGGAGGAGGACCTGGAGCGCATCCGCGCCCAGATCCGCATCCGCGACGACCAGGACCGCAACCGCGTGGTGGCGCCCCTGAAGCCCGCCCCGGACGCCGTGATGGTCGACACCAGCGCCCTCGACGTGGACCGGGTGCTGGAGAAGCTCGTGGAGCACATCAAGGAAAGGGGCTTGTAG